In Bradysia coprophila strain Holo2 unplaced genomic scaffold, BU_Bcop_v1 contig_24, whole genome shotgun sequence, one genomic interval encodes:
- the LOC119078014 gene encoding acyl-CoA-binding protein-like translates to MEDKIELERNFSKAATKARAMTNRKLLSEEERAELLGLFKQGTMGDGNVWKMFKEKNFLVSDTTNVAKNVNWLGLRGMSQIEAKQKYIDLVDELMEKYCVVFPPTRYGSMASLSSACTTYTYVPPARKASHEV, encoded by the exons ATGGAGGATAAAATAGAATTGGAGAGA AATTTTAGTAAGGCAGCCACAAAAGCAAGGGCCATGACTAACCGTAAACTGTTATCAGAAGAAGAACGTGCCGAATTACTCGGTCTGTTTAAACAAGGTACTATGGGAGACGGAAATGTGTGGAAAATGTTCA aagaaaaaaacttccTTGTCTCTGACACAACGAATGTAGCGAAAAACGTTAATTGGTTAGGATTACGTGGAATGTCACAAATTGAAGCCAAACAAAAGTACATTGACCTGGTGGACGAATTAATGGAAAAGTATTGTGTGGTATTTCCACCGACTCGTTATGGTAGTATGGCATCTCTGTCGTCTGCTTGTACGACGTACACATATGTACCACCGGCAAGAAAAGCTTCTCATGAAGTCTAA
- the LOC119078015 gene encoding cytochrome c oxidase assembly protein COX16 homolog, mitochondrial: MDLPPSTHKRREHKFKGPTGNAKFVKYGAPFLLLVVGASFGLREFQQIKFKYFRDTSVSPEEITKHGVDMKKTGEVTLETEYDKVSKIDIDNWSNIRGPRPWE, encoded by the exons atggatttgccACCATCTACGCACAAGCGTAGAGAACATAAATTTAAGGGACCAACTGGAAACGCAAAGTTTGTCAAATATGGAGCACCATTTCTGTTATTAGTTGTGGGAGCGTCGTTCGGCCTGCGAGAATTTCAACAGATTAA attcaaatattttcgggATACTTCTGTATCACCGGAGGAGATTACCAAGCATGGTGTCGACATGAAGAAGACGGGCGAAGTCACACTGGAAACGGAGTATGATAAAGTCAGCAAAATCGACATTGACAATTGGTCAAATATCAGAGGACCGCGACCGTGggaatga